One window of the Sphaerochaeta associata genome contains the following:
- a CDS encoding phosphohydrolase, whose protein sequence is MKSPKEHHLERHLLSLLTEGSDSHALAKLLISDPEIEAIQDYANSVSIKRLNYNDHGPVHMRQVAVNVVKMLSLLKQDGVKTSLEIEEAGSHEDSLCALLLAAFLHDLGMSVGRSEHELTGLVIARPIMDRLLQVVLPSSLSRRIAIMSIATEGVLGHMANRKIHSLEAGLLLVADGCDMEKGRARIPMSINTSPKTGDIHKYSANSIEKVTISKGEGPPILIDVQMSSDVGFFQIEEVLLPKISMSPAKQYVQIFAGVIGQEKKRYL, encoded by the coding sequence ATGAAGTCACCAAAAGAGCATCATCTGGAACGACACCTGCTATCCTTGCTTACAGAGGGATCGGACAGCCATGCGCTGGCGAAGCTCTTGATAAGCGACCCGGAGATCGAGGCTATTCAGGACTACGCGAACAGTGTCTCGATCAAGCGACTGAACTACAACGACCACGGCCCGGTGCATATGCGCCAGGTGGCGGTGAATGTCGTGAAGATGTTGTCGTTGTTGAAACAGGATGGAGTCAAGACGTCATTGGAGATCGAAGAGGCAGGAAGCCACGAGGACAGCCTGTGCGCTTTGTTGCTTGCAGCCTTTCTTCATGACTTGGGGATGAGCGTCGGCAGGTCCGAACACGAGTTGACAGGACTGGTCATTGCCAGGCCGATCATGGACCGCCTGCTGCAAGTCGTACTTCCCTCCTCACTGAGTCGTCGCATTGCAATAATGTCGATAGCGACTGAAGGGGTGTTGGGTCATATGGCGAATAGAAAAATCCACTCCTTGGAAGCAGGACTGTTGCTGGTCGCCGACGGCTGTGATATGGAAAAGGGGAGGGCCCGCATTCCGATGAGCATCAACACGAGTCCGAAGACCGGGGACATTCACAAGTATTCGGCGAACTCCATCGAGAAAGTGACCATCAGCAAGGGTGAGGGGCCTCCGATTCTCATCGATGTGCAAATGTCCAGCGATGTGGGCTTCTTCCAGATCGAGGAAGTATTACTGCCTAAGATTTCAATGAGCCCTGCCAAGCAGTATGTGCAAATCTTTGCCGGAGTCATCGGGCAGGAGAAGAAACGCTACCTATAG
- a CDS encoding caspase family protein — protein sequence MGDVYVISIGIDYKNNLDSKNNVYKTDDLDGTIPDAKEIFHTIMKISERAKQPWKGYLLLQEGAAYDPVTLGTYEGEGIGKTNYASKAHLLQTLATIQNQATHNDLTILTYSGHGVDKTGEMVMAHTDADGYVPSIEALLVTPNELLTAMGKIDGRKLIILDSCVSGVFVPESESSLSTVLVNGIDDWYAKFWEGSGYNLPDLYVLTASALADSYEDPDSTDHSHGVFTITLLEALGWNHPHGVDISTIEPGTPPALRGSVITVDSLYTYIKKNQDLPIRWNILKPSQEYQHPLVSGGAMDMVLFRF from the coding sequence ATGGGGGATGTGTATGTAATTTCCATCGGGATTGATTATAAGAACAATTTGGACTCTAAAAACAATGTATATAAGACTGATGATTTGGATGGAACAATTCCAGATGCAAAAGAAATCTTTCACACTATCATGAAAATTTCAGAACGTGCAAAACAACCATGGAAGGGCTACCTGCTACTTCAAGAAGGTGCTGCCTATGATCCTGTAACCCTAGGCACGTATGAAGGGGAAGGAATAGGAAAAACAAATTATGCATCCAAAGCACACCTGCTCCAAACACTTGCAACCATCCAAAACCAAGCAACCCATAACGATCTGACCATCCTCACCTACAGTGGACATGGAGTCGACAAGACCGGAGAGATGGTCATGGCTCATACTGATGCTGATGGCTATGTACCCTCAATCGAAGCATTGTTGGTAACTCCAAATGAGTTACTTACTGCAATGGGAAAGATTGATGGACGCAAGCTCATCATCCTTGATAGTTGTGTGAGCGGTGTCTTTGTTCCGGAAAGTGAATCCAGCCTCAGCACCGTCCTGGTCAATGGTATAGATGATTGGTATGCAAAGTTTTGGGAAGGGTCTGGCTATAATCTTCCTGATTTGTATGTCCTGACGGCAAGTGCTCTTGCCGACTCGTATGAAGATCCAGACAGCACCGATCACTCACATGGCGTTTTCACTATCACCTTGCTTGAAGCCTTGGGCTGGAATCATCCACATGGTGTGGATATCAGTACAATTGAACCGGGGACTCCACCTGCCCTCCGCGGTTCAGTCATCACCGTTGATTCTCTATATACCTACATCAAAAAAAACCAAGACCTTCCGATTCGCTGGAATATCCTTAAACCATCGCAAGAATATCAACACCCCCTCGTCTCCGGCGGCGCCATGGACATGGTCCTGTTCAGGTTCTGA
- a CDS encoding S1C family serine protease, with protein sequence MLRTTRMRVIRILLAILIGTASIVFAYILIRWTNSISEDKRKKDLAEVLKGVVENQGVEGLLSLSGVPVANIFHGEEGLLIFEGDERSWVYSADEKQTISVYENVNKSVVHITTIAEAQVNAFMDVLPAKGTGSGIILSTDGYILTNAHVVEKAASLKVGLYNNRSYTAKLVGIDSEDDLAVIKINVEKDVVLKPITLGTSEELKIGQKVIAIGNPFGYDRTLTVGVVSGLNRPVRTSDGKIIMNAIQTDASINPGNSGGPLLNGRGEVIGINSTIYSTTGSSQGLNFAIPIDTAIAVIPDLIKLGKVSRGWLDLAAVQLSPQLVAYAKLSVEKGVLVSQVVSGGFADKAGLRGGNQMVQYGSSVIYLGGDIITAVNGEVVEDLNDLYLALLPLKSGQKVSVTVNRKGESKQMHVELIERTAQHVSALVR encoded by the coding sequence ATGCTCCGAACTACACGCATGAGAGTCATTAGAATACTGCTGGCCATTCTTATTGGAACGGCTAGTATAGTCTTTGCCTACATCTTGATTCGATGGACAAACTCCATCAGTGAGGACAAGCGCAAGAAAGACCTTGCTGAGGTCCTGAAAGGGGTTGTGGAGAATCAGGGGGTGGAAGGGCTTCTCTCTTTATCGGGAGTTCCTGTGGCAAATATCTTCCATGGCGAGGAAGGCCTTCTCATCTTCGAAGGCGATGAGCGTTCATGGGTCTACAGCGCAGACGAAAAGCAGACCATCAGCGTCTATGAGAATGTAAACAAGAGTGTGGTCCATATCACGACGATCGCCGAGGCGCAGGTCAATGCATTCATGGATGTTCTTCCAGCGAAAGGCACCGGTAGTGGAATCATCCTCTCTACCGATGGATACATCCTTACCAATGCCCATGTTGTCGAGAAGGCTGCCAGTTTGAAGGTGGGTCTGTATAACAACCGCAGCTACACGGCCAAACTGGTCGGTATCGACAGCGAGGATGACTTGGCAGTTATTAAAATCAATGTTGAGAAGGATGTAGTGCTCAAACCCATCACCTTGGGTACCAGTGAGGAACTCAAGATCGGGCAGAAGGTCATTGCCATCGGCAATCCTTTCGGGTACGACCGAACGTTGACCGTCGGGGTGGTCAGCGGATTGAACAGACCCGTTCGTACCAGTGATGGAAAGATCATCATGAATGCCATCCAGACAGACGCCTCGATAAACCCGGGAAACAGCGGCGGACCGCTGCTCAATGGACGGGGTGAGGTCATAGGGATCAACAGCACCATCTATTCAACCACCGGCAGCTCACAAGGTTTAAACTTTGCAATTCCCATTGATACGGCCATCGCCGTCATTCCCGATTTAATCAAGCTGGGCAAGGTAAGCCGTGGCTGGCTCGACTTGGCGGCTGTCCAACTTTCCCCCCAATTGGTGGCATACGCAAAGCTTTCGGTTGAGAAGGGTGTTCTTGTCAGCCAGGTGGTCAGTGGAGGGTTTGCCGACAAGGCCGGCTTGAGAGGGGGAAATCAGATGGTCCAATACGGCTCAAGTGTGATATATCTGGGCGGTGATATAATAACCGCTGTCAACGGTGAAGTAGTGGAAGACCTGAACGACCTCTACCTCGCCCTGTTGCCGCTCAAAAGCGGCCAGAAGGTGAGCGTAACGGTGAATCGCAAGGGTGAGTCCAAACAGATGCATGTCGAACTCATTGAACGAACAGCGCAGCATGTAAGCGCATTGGTACGATAA
- the uvrB gene encoding excinuclease ABC subunit UvrB — MEEVRVDERWGGESVTNIHGDVSYQNKRFKVVSSYDPSGDQAQAIEALSKGLEQGDFFQTLKGVTGSGKTYTMAKIIEQVQRPTLVLSHNKTLAAQLYREFKSFFPENAVEYFVSTYDYYQPEAYVPGKDLYIEKDADINQEIDRLRLSASFSLMERRDVIVVATVSCIFGLANPVSVRDMVHTFNTGDQFEHRDVLEKLVRMQYERNDAILKRGAFRVKGDIIEICPSYLENAVRISVDWDEIASIQWFDPVSGEKQEMVDSYTLYPAKQFVMPPEQVRAAIGRIRSEMEDQVEYFNSMGKPLEAERIKTRVEYDLEMLEEIGYCSGIENYSRPLSDRKAGERPAVLLDYFPPDFITFIDESHVTLPQVGAMYEGDRSRKLNLVNYGFRLPSALDNRPLKAAEFEKVVQQRIYVSATPGKSELAQSERIVEQVIRPTGLLDPEIDVRPTEGQMENLYGEIRKVIVKKQRVLVTTLTKKMSEDLTDYFASLGLKVRYLHSEIDTIERVEILRDLRLGVFDVLVGINLLREGLDLPEVSLIAILDADKIGFLRSTTSLIQIIGRAARNSEGRVIMYADRMSSAMEEAIGETNRRRAIQSAYNEEHGITPTTIVKAVQDIIEREREETKEIQKQDLAILKGGYNLLNANDRKKYIKALEKEMLEAAKNLEFERAAIIRDEIVAIREGQFTS, encoded by the coding sequence ATGGAAGAAGTCAGAGTAGATGAACGGTGGGGAGGGGAGTCGGTCACCAATATTCATGGTGATGTCTCGTATCAGAACAAGCGCTTCAAGGTGGTTTCCTCATACGATCCTTCAGGAGACCAGGCTCAGGCCATCGAGGCTTTGAGTAAAGGCCTGGAACAGGGAGACTTCTTTCAGACCCTCAAGGGTGTCACAGGAAGCGGCAAGACCTATACGATGGCCAAGATCATCGAACAGGTGCAGCGTCCAACGTTGGTGCTTTCCCACAATAAGACTTTGGCCGCCCAGCTCTATCGGGAGTTCAAATCGTTCTTTCCGGAGAATGCAGTCGAGTACTTCGTCTCAACCTATGATTATTATCAGCCGGAAGCGTATGTTCCTGGCAAGGATCTCTACATAGAGAAGGATGCCGACATCAACCAGGAGATCGACCGGCTCAGGCTCTCGGCCTCCTTCTCCTTGATGGAGCGTCGCGATGTCATTGTAGTGGCGACGGTCTCCTGTATTTTTGGTCTGGCCAACCCCGTTTCCGTTCGCGATATGGTGCATACCTTCAATACAGGCGACCAGTTCGAACATCGTGATGTACTTGAGAAGCTGGTGAGAATGCAGTATGAGCGCAACGATGCCATTCTTAAGCGAGGTGCTTTCCGCGTGAAAGGCGATATCATTGAAATATGTCCATCCTATCTGGAGAATGCGGTGAGAATCAGTGTGGATTGGGATGAGATAGCCTCCATCCAATGGTTCGATCCCGTTTCAGGGGAGAAGCAGGAGATGGTGGACAGTTATACCCTCTACCCTGCAAAGCAGTTTGTCATGCCGCCCGAACAGGTCAGGGCGGCCATCGGGCGTATTCGCAGTGAGATGGAGGACCAGGTTGAGTATTTCAACAGTATGGGAAAGCCTCTCGAAGCGGAACGGATCAAGACCAGGGTTGAGTATGATCTGGAGATGCTGGAGGAAATCGGCTACTGTTCGGGTATCGAGAATTACTCCCGTCCCTTGTCCGACCGCAAGGCGGGAGAACGTCCTGCTGTGCTGCTGGATTACTTTCCCCCGGATTTTATCACCTTCATCGACGAGTCGCATGTCACCCTTCCACAGGTCGGAGCTATGTATGAGGGAGACAGATCGCGAAAGCTCAATTTAGTCAACTACGGTTTCAGACTGCCCTCCGCACTGGACAACAGGCCCCTGAAGGCTGCCGAGTTTGAAAAGGTGGTGCAGCAGCGCATCTATGTCTCTGCGACACCCGGAAAGAGTGAACTTGCCCAGAGTGAAAGAATCGTCGAGCAGGTTATCAGACCCACCGGGTTGCTCGACCCAGAGATTGATGTTCGTCCCACCGAAGGGCAGATGGAGAATCTGTATGGAGAGATCCGTAAAGTAATAGTCAAGAAGCAGCGTGTTTTGGTCACAACCCTGACAAAGAAGATGAGTGAGGATTTGACCGATTACTTCGCCTCCCTGGGCTTGAAAGTCCGATACTTGCATTCGGAAATCGATACCATCGAAAGGGTGGAGATCCTCAGGGACCTCCGACTCGGAGTGTTTGACGTCCTGGTGGGCATCAACCTACTCAGGGAAGGATTGGACCTGCCTGAGGTTTCTCTGATCGCCATTCTCGATGCGGACAAGATTGGATTCCTGCGATCGACCACATCCTTGATTCAAATCATCGGACGGGCGGCCCGAAATTCCGAGGGAAGAGTTATTATGTACGCCGACCGCATGAGTTCTGCGATGGAAGAGGCAATCGGTGAGACGAATCGAAGACGGGCCATCCAGTCAGCCTACAATGAGGAGCACGGTATTACTCCGACAACCATCGTCAAGGCTGTTCAGGACATCATCGAGCGGGAACGGGAGGAGACGAAGGAGATCCAGAAGCAGGATCTTGCCATTCTCAAGGGCGGTTACAACCTGCTCAATGCCAATGACCGCAAGAAGTACATCAAGGCCTTGGAGAAGGAGATGCTCGAAGCTGCCAAGAATCTTGAGTTTGAACGGGCTGCCATCATCCGCGATGAGATTGTTGCTATTCGCGAGGGTCAGTTCACTTCCTGA
- a CDS encoding carbohydrate kinase family protein: protein MIGVIGEALIDFISKPSKLATVSFDSHVGGCGLNAATAASLQGSPVGFIGKLSNDMFGMRILEHLVDNRVMFDPALCAAKQPSLLAFASLDEQKKASYAFYWKNSAPVSLDKDELLAVMQEHTDLRVVHIGSLVLALEPGCHAILAALKEYEPRPIIFLDPNVRPAVIDDRQAYLERMEEAFSLASLIKLSDEDLAYLHPHQDVKKLARKLAAEYSAHIILTLGRGGSIWFTAEGGEVSMPIIDLPVIDTVGAGDTFSGALLSYLHERDCFGSDWALPTLGELDEHLIKDALRWASAASAINCSRRGCDPPTKEEVQTLLSSL from the coding sequence ATGATAGGTGTCATCGGGGAAGCCTTGATAGATTTTATTTCCAAGCCGTCGAAGCTTGCAACGGTCAGTTTCGATTCGCACGTAGGTGGGTGCGGCCTCAATGCTGCTACAGCAGCTTCCTTGCAAGGTTCTCCCGTCGGCTTCATCGGGAAGCTTTCCAACGATATGTTCGGCATGAGGATCTTGGAGCATCTGGTTGACAACCGAGTGATGTTCGATCCCGCTCTCTGTGCGGCAAAGCAACCTTCTCTGTTGGCCTTTGCTTCGTTGGATGAACAGAAGAAGGCCTCCTACGCTTTTTATTGGAAAAACTCGGCTCCGGTCTCCTTGGACAAGGACGAACTTCTTGCAGTCATGCAAGAGCACACCGACCTCAGGGTGGTTCATATCGGCTCTCTCGTCCTGGCTCTTGAGCCGGGTTGTCATGCCATCCTGGCAGCCTTGAAGGAGTACGAACCTCGTCCCATCATATTCCTCGACCCCAATGTGCGACCGGCGGTGATCGACGATCGACAGGCATATCTTGAGCGCATGGAAGAGGCATTCTCCCTCGCCTCATTGATAAAGCTCAGCGACGAGGACCTTGCCTATCTCCATCCTCATCAGGATGTCAAAAAACTTGCCAGGAAACTTGCCGCCGAATACAGTGCGCATATAATCTTGACGTTGGGCAGGGGAGGCAGCATATGGTTCACTGCCGAGGGTGGAGAAGTCAGTATGCCGATCATCGATCTGCCAGTCATCGATACCGTCGGGGCAGGCGACACTTTCAGCGGTGCACTGCTCTCGTATTTGCATGAGCGCGATTGCTTCGGCTCGGATTGGGCTCTGCCAACACTTGGTGAGCTGGATGAGCACTTGATCAAGGATGCCTTGCGTTGGGCGAGCGCTGCAAGTGCAATAAACTGCTCACGCCGAGGGTGTGACCCGCCGACAAAAGAGGAAGTTCAGACGCTCCTGTCCAGCCTGTAG
- a CDS encoding caspase family protein, protein MHMKHLLILPIILLFLGCELVYQHPEPGAFTHVAIGLNYRGTNANALAGTINDAREQEEAFTSLFSDRHPSSYLMLQEGTSDGSYDDVSSPLLPTKERVRKIISSLVAAQQAQDILLITYSGHGMEDGSWVLAPETASGTIFLDASTVDPFLLLSVDELFALLAPAAGTTLLIIDSCYAGNFVQQSGSSVSLIDLRPIFADAYETYFSKEKYKNRTFVMAATTADNTSKEPIGGSHIHGYFTEALLGALGWDEETQSLAPDKSSLSMDNLYRYIMENQRIKLTGTYQAFYQHPTISGGPLDLVLRQEVN, encoded by the coding sequence ATGCACATGAAACACCTTCTGATACTTCCCATCATCCTCCTTTTCCTTGGTTGTGAGCTTGTGTACCAACATCCAGAACCAGGGGCATTCACCCATGTAGCCATCGGACTGAACTACAGAGGAACCAACGCCAATGCGCTTGCAGGAACGATCAACGATGCAAGGGAACAGGAAGAGGCATTCACTTCCCTCTTTTCCGATCGGCATCCTTCCTCCTATCTGATGCTGCAGGAAGGCACCTCCGATGGTTCCTATGACGATGTCTCATCACCGTTGCTTCCGACGAAAGAGCGGGTAAGGAAAATAATCAGTTCGCTTGTCGCTGCTCAACAAGCCCAGGATATTCTCTTGATCACCTACAGCGGCCATGGCATGGAGGATGGTTCATGGGTATTGGCACCAGAGACAGCATCGGGCACCATCTTTCTTGATGCAAGCACCGTAGATCCTTTCCTGTTGCTGTCGGTAGACGAGTTGTTCGCCCTGCTTGCCCCTGCAGCAGGGACTACGCTGCTCATCATCGACAGTTGCTATGCAGGAAATTTCGTACAGCAGAGCGGATCATCGGTCTCTCTCATCGATCTGCGACCCATCTTCGCCGATGCCTACGAAACATATTTCAGCAAAGAAAAGTATAAGAACAGGACCTTTGTGATGGCGGCTACGACAGCCGACAACACAAGCAAGGAACCCATCGGGGGCAGCCACATTCACGGCTACTTCACCGAGGCACTGCTCGGTGCTCTTGGATGGGATGAAGAGACACAAAGCCTTGCACCTGACAAGTCATCATTGAGCATGGACAATTTGTATCGTTACATCATGGAGAATCAACGTATAAAACTTACAGGGACCTATCAGGCATTTTATCAGCACCCTACCATCAGCGGAGGACCTTTGGATTTGGTCCTCCGTCAGGAAGTGAACTGA